Genomic window (Ancylothrix sp. D3o):
TCAGAAATCGGTAAAAAAGGCGGCCAACAAAGCCATAAAAATACAAATAATAGCAAAACCGCTACTACCGAAGAACAAAAAAGCACAACAGAAGGCGAGTAAACTGGGTAATCTGCACCCAGACTTGGGTGCAGAGCGAAATCTGTTGTGTTTCACTAAAAAAGATTTCGTTGTTTTTAGTTTGCTCGGTAGGCGCGTGCAATAAGATTCCAGCACTCTTTACCGGGTAGTGATCGCTGCTGTAGGTGAGTATTTATCTCTCCTGCGGCGGCGATCCCTGATTTTAAAGCAACTTCGATTTGCCCACCGGCACACCAGTCACCGCAACAAACCACCGGCACCGGCTTTGCTGAAATTAGGCAATTTTGGGGAATGGGCCGGCGGACAAAAGCATAGCGCCAGCGCTGAATTTGCACCCATTCGGGAGCATTTAACCAACTTATTAAAGATTTACCTGCTAAGTTTAATAAATGTGTAGCAGCCGGCTGTAAGTCTGCTTCATCAAGATATTTTTCGGCATATTCAGCGCTGCTATGAAAGACAAAAAGAGGCTTTTCCGATAGCTGGCGTTTGCTACTATCCCAACCGGCCCAAGCTAAATCATAATTTTCTGGAAAACTCACACTGCGCCATGCGGTTGCTCGTTGGTTTAAATCTATGTTGCGGGTTGGCGGGTAGCCGGCCATGACACTTAAACAGGGGTCATATTCTGCGTAGCATAAACTCTCAAAAAAGTCAAGACTAAAAAAAGATTTATTTGGCTCAATTAAGGGAACGGCTTGGGGTGCGGGAATGGCGAGCACGACGGCTTTTGCTTGTAGGGTTTGGCTGGTAGGTTCTGGGGTGCCGGCAATTTCTAGGCTTAGCTGCCAAGTTTCCTCAGCGGTTGGTGTCATGGCAACCAAACGCTGGCTTTTGAAAATCTCTAAGCCACTGGCCAAAAATTTGCCGATGGCATTCATGCCGGTGGGTGCAGCATAATAGATTGTCCAGTCGTTAGACGTGGTTGGGGAAAGTGAAGCGGTGGTGGGATCGCAGAGATAAGTTGTGTTTGTCCAGGGTTCGATGATACGGTGTTCGGATAGTTCGTGAATTAAACCTTGCAACAAATCGCCTTTGGGTTCGAGGTAGCGGGCACCGTGATCTGCTATAGTGTCCCCGATGCGCCTGGTGGCAAGTCGTCCGCCCACACCACGAGATTTTTCAATAACTGCTACAGAATAGCCGCAATGCCGCAACAATGAAGCGGAAACTAAACCGCTGATGCCGGCGCCGATGACTGCTACATCTAAAATTTCTGTCATGGATTGTTAAATTAGTTTCTTGACGTTTTAACCTTAAATAAACTTAACCGCTTAGCACCGTTCTCTACAATCTCAGG
Coding sequences:
- a CDS encoding NAD(P)/FAD-dependent oxidoreductase, whose product is MTEILDVAVIGAGISGLVSASLLRHCGYSVAVIEKSRGVGGRLATRRIGDTIADHGARYLEPKGDLLQGLIHELSEHRIIEPWTNTTYLCDPTTASLSPTTSNDWTIYYAAPTGMNAIGKFLASGLEIFKSQRLVAMTPTAEETWQLSLEIAGTPEPTSQTLQAKAVVLAIPAPQAVPLIEPNKSFFSLDFFESLCYAEYDPCLSVMAGYPPTRNIDLNQRATAWRSVSFPENYDLAWAGWDSSKRQLSEKPLFVFHSSAEYAEKYLDEADLQPAATHLLNLAGKSLISWLNAPEWVQIQRWRYAFVRRPIPQNCLISAKPVPVVCCGDWCAGGQIEVALKSGIAAAGEINTHLQQRSLPGKECWNLIARAYRAN